A genomic region of Lycorma delicatula isolate Av1 chromosome 4, ASM4794821v1, whole genome shotgun sequence contains the following coding sequences:
- the LOC142322620 gene encoding uncharacterized protein LOC142322620: MELGHMKEITMTEANSSKTYYIPHHTVLREDSTTTKLQVVFDASSKTSSGVSLNDISIVGPAVQSNLVSIVSRFITHPYVVTADIEKMYRQINVQSAQQNLQLICWGDQPEDPIKTFKLLTITYSTATATYLATRTVNQLALDEESSFPVVEDFYVIDIMTGPRQ; encoded by the coding sequence ATGGAGCTAGGACATATGAAGGAAATTACAATGACTGAAGCTAATTCATCGAAGACTTATTACATTCCGCATCACACAGTGTTAAGGGAAGATTCCACAACCACCAAATTACAGGTAGTTTTTGATGCATCCTCAAAAACAAGCTCCGGTGTTTCATTGAATGACATCTCAATCGTTGGTCCAGCAGTACAATCAAATCTTGTCAGTATTGTATCAAGATTCATAACACATCCATATGTTGTAACAGCagatatagaaaaaatgtatcgTCAGATTAACGTCCAATCAGCTCAACAAAATTTACAACTAATCTGTTGGGGAGACCAGCCAGAAGatcctattaaaacatttaaattgctGACAATCACTTATAGCACCGCTACTGCTACTTACCTGGCAACGAGAACTGTAAATCAACTAGCACTGGATGAAGAATCCTCCTTTCCAGTCGTAGAGGATTTTTATGTGATTGATATTATGACTGGACCAaggcaataa